DNA from Variovorax sp. PBL-H6:
GGAAGAGCGATGAAACAGGCGTTTGATGCCACAGCCCGTGGGCTGCGGACTTTCATGTCCGACGTGGCCGAAGGCTTATTCGAAGTGACCCACAACGGCTTTGCCCTGCTTGGGTTGGCCATCGTGTTCGGCGTTCTCGCGCTGGCCGCGCGTCCGGATCTGCGCCAGTCGGGCGAAGAGCAACTGATGGGCTGGCTCCAATCGCGCAAGCCGCCACCCGAGGTCTCCGACCTGGAACCCACGGCCATCGATCGCACGACGGCGGCCAGCCCCCTCGAGCTGCCGAAACCACAGGCTGCGGTTGCCTACTGGCTAAGCAAGAAGTACCGCGTGGCCGTCGAGCCATTGAGCGTGCTGGTGTCAGAGGCTTTCGAGATCGGCAAGCGCACCAAGCTCGATCCCACGTTGATCCTGGCGATCATGGCCGTCGAGTCCAGCTTCAATCCCTTCGCCCAAAGCCATGTCGGTGCCCAGGGCCTGATGCAGGTAATGACCCAGGTGCATGGCGAGAAGTACGAAAGCGCCGGCGGCACCCTGACCGCCTTCGACCCAGTCACCAATATGCGCGTCGGCGTCAAGGTTCTGCAGGAATGCATAGCACGGGCGGGTTCGCTCGAAGGCGGCCTCAAGTACTACGTCGGTGCAGCCAACCTGCCGGACGACGGCGGATATGCGGGCAAGGTGATGGCTGAGCACGCACGGCTGCAGCTAGTGATCACAGGCCGTGCACCCTCCACCGCGCCCACGCCGCCCGGCATGCGCGCGCAGCCCATGCCGGTGGTGGCGCCGGCCAAGCCGGAGGGCACCAGCCCGCAGAAGGTGGCGCTGGCATCGGACCTTTAGGCTTTTCGCGGCGGGGCCCGAAGCCGTCGGCTACACTCGCACGGCACGCGACTGGCGATAGGCGCAGCACCTCTTCAGGTGCCATGCGCTGACGTGGATGACCACTGGGAAGCGTGCCGCCTGCAGCGCACGGCAGGCGTTCCGCCGTTCGCCTGGGCAGCCCTT
Protein-coding regions in this window:
- a CDS encoding lytic transglycosylase domain-containing protein, producing MKQAFDATARGLRTFMSDVAEGLFEVTHNGFALLGLAIVFGVLALAARPDLRQSGEEQLMGWLQSRKPPPEVSDLEPTAIDRTTAASPLELPKPQAAVAYWLSKKYRVAVEPLSVLVSEAFEIGKRTKLDPTLILAIMAVESSFNPFAQSHVGAQGLMQVMTQVHGEKYESAGGTLTAFDPVTNMRVGVKVLQECIARAGSLEGGLKYYVGAANLPDDGGYAGKVMAEHARLQLVITGRAPSTAPTPPGMRAQPMPVVAPAKPEGTSPQKVALASDL